The Candidatus Uhrbacteria bacterium genome has a segment encoding these proteins:
- a CDS encoding FecR domain-containing protein, with translation MRKWIPVVLLFIAALGGIWFWSLGSLPEEGITLARVSEKTGTLERLRDGAAPVAINVDDTLMQGDRIRTSSEGSASLDWFGQGESRISTSTEILIEKLGQTEDGNVILDLRLEAGRIWSRMQTLLDIDAQAVVHTNDVIATVRGTAFDLEKHGNEPTTLWVSDSVVEASGPTVASTAEGLLVVEGSMAKFGGAYRTTSTMPISASGTASAWFTENSVLDKKFNERVRSAFRTSLGLGRLPRPGVLRLLSDASERLRGPSVGARMILRRLAIIRDEAETGAEGRAAEDFTRLERDIRAQLESGKPAVMLALRRALVSSRRLFEDVLPETPAYRYKQALEDLRERVAKNAAERIFLRLLSIGDRLDEGLMALESGDKDLAGRMAGIAEQSLVNLGRELQQLPEGEKGTPVVKAKMRALAARAAALRSRSVETPVVLPIEATSTNMQVDTKVQFLINGKPL, from the coding sequence ATGCGCAAATGGATTCCTGTTGTTCTGTTGTTTATCGCGGCTTTAGGCGGAATTTGGTTCTGGTCGCTCGGCTCATTGCCGGAAGAGGGTATTACCCTCGCACGCGTCAGTGAGAAAACCGGAACGCTCGAGCGTCTTCGTGACGGTGCAGCCCCCGTCGCTATCAATGTCGACGATACGCTTATGCAAGGCGATCGTATCCGCACGAGCAGCGAGGGCAGCGCATCTCTCGATTGGTTTGGCCAAGGCGAGAGCCGCATCTCGACCTCGACAGAAATCCTGATCGAGAAGCTCGGTCAAACAGAAGACGGTAATGTAATATTGGACTTACGTCTTGAAGCCGGACGCATCTGGTCGCGCATGCAGACATTGCTCGATATCGACGCGCAAGCCGTAGTTCATACAAATGATGTGATCGCGACCGTACGCGGAACCGCTTTTGATTTGGAAAAACACGGCAATGAACCAACAACGCTCTGGGTTTCCGATTCCGTCGTTGAGGCTTCGGGTCCAACCGTTGCATCAACAGCAGAAGGACTCCTTGTGGTAGAGGGTTCGATGGCAAAATTTGGCGGCGCGTATCGCACAACATCCACCATGCCGATTAGCGCATCAGGTACGGCAAGCGCTTGGTTCACCGAGAACAGCGTATTGGATAAAAAATTCAATGAACGTGTCCGCAGTGCCTTTCGTACCTCGCTCGGTCTTGGTCGATTGCCGCGCCCAGGTGTGCTCCGCTTGCTCAGTGATGCCTCCGAGCGTCTGCGCGGTCCTTCGGTTGGTGCGCGCATGATTCTCCGTCGTCTCGCCATCATCCGCGATGAGGCAGAAACGGGTGCAGAGGGGAGAGCGGCAGAAGACTTCACGCGTCTTGAGCGCGACATTCGCGCCCAGCTTGAATCTGGTAAACCAGCCGTCATGCTCGCTCTGCGCCGCGCTCTCGTCAGCAGCCGACGACTGTTCGAGGACGTGCTTCCGGAAACACCGGCCTATCGTTACAAACAGGCATTGGAAGATCTGCGCGAGCGTGTCGCAAAAAATGCCGCCGAACGCATCTTCCTCCGCCTGCTTTCTATCGGAGATCGGCTCGATGAAGGTTTGATGGCCCTTGAAAGCGGCGACAAAGATCTGGCAGGACGTATGGCCGGCATCGCTGAACAATCCCTTGTAAATCTTGGCCGTGAATTACAGCAGCTGCCGGAAGGAGAGAAGGGGACGCCAGTCGTAAAAGCAAAAATGCGCGCCCTCGCCGCCAGAGCTGCAGCCCTAAGAAGCCGCTCTGTTGAGACACCCGTTGTCTTGCCAATAGAGGCGACTTCCACCAACATGCAAGTCGATACCAAGGTTCAATTCCTGATCAACGGCAAACCTCTTTAA